The proteins below are encoded in one region of Scylla paramamosain isolate STU-SP2022 chromosome 8, ASM3559412v1, whole genome shotgun sequence:
- the LOC135103059 gene encoding uncharacterized protein LOC135103059: protein MPGHLFVECFLLAACILGVLGQKCYVCKDQEENTGKCTTTVEPCDYGEEYCLSEIKWGSTPYWEIGAPMQYFISKRCATKDDCVQTMTKYMPNCLRIWWKDWTCAECCKGDRCNYYITLGSSSLRSSLVLVGVAGMLSVIIQRIIY from the exons ATGCCTGGACACCTGTTCGTCGAATGTTTCCTACTTgctgcatgcattttag GTGTTCTGGGACAGAAGTGTTATGTCTGTAAGGATCAAGAAGAAAATACAGGGAAATGCACCACCACTGTTGAACCTTGTGACTATGGTGAAGAATATTGCCTGTCAGAAATCAAATGGGGCA GCACACCATACTGGGAAATTGGTGCTCCAATGCAATACTTCATCAGCAAGCGGTGTGCAACCAAAGATGACTGTGTTCAGACAATGACAAAGTACATGCCCAATTGTTTGCGGATTTGGTGGAAAGACTGGACGTGTGCAGAATGCTGTAAAGGTGACCGCTGCAATTATTACATTACG cTTGGATCATCATCACTGAGGTCAAGCCTGGTTCTGGTTGGTGTGGCTGGCATGTTGTCAGTTATCATTCAGAGGATCATCTACTGA